In a single window of the Limnochorda sp. L945t genome:
- a CDS encoding acetate--CoA ligase — MEVIAPTVKRWLKDAEEDPEGFWAKAAEQLHWFRKWDRTYESTPPTFRWFVGGLTNLSYNAVDYHVLRGRGGHAALIAETERGERRVYTYAHLQHGIRCLAAALRGLGVRRGDRVAIYMPTGAEAIMAMLAAARIGAVHLVVFAGFGSRALAERMRLGGARVLLTADVTWRKGREVPLWDIVQEALAVPDSPVEKVVVLRRSPRPIELRPGRDLLWEEFVEQGKGRPDVHELMESNEPAYILATSGTTAQPKLAVHSHGGYQVYIRSMAQWAFGLSPQDVWWSTSDIGWVVGHSYIVYAPLLVGCTTIAYEGALDHPGPETFYRIIEENRVTGVFTAPTAVRLLMRYGTGPARAFDLSTVQRLFSAGEVLNAPAWEWLQKDVFGDRVPVIDHWWQTETGGPVIGNPYGLGMLPIKPGSAGLPLPGTSAEVRTIEGKRCEPGEKGIVVIPRPFPGLTPTLWGDPERYGRDYWQVIPHVYFTGDAAYVDEDGYFYFSGRADEIIKIAGHRIGTIEVETAFLRHPAVAEAGVTGRPDELRGEVISAFVVLKAGHEPSDGLRQELLQTVRQELGPIAVIGEIHFVKALPKTRSGKIMRRVFKAVILGRDPGDISTIEDIGSVEEARAAWQAMRAELKATGSD; from the coding sequence CGAAGGCCGCGGAGCAGTTGCACTGGTTCCGCAAGTGGGACCGGACCTACGAGAGCACGCCTCCGACGTTTCGCTGGTTCGTGGGAGGCCTCACCAACCTGAGCTACAACGCGGTGGACTACCACGTGCTGCGGGGTCGGGGTGGCCACGCGGCCCTCATTGCGGAAACCGAACGGGGCGAGCGCCGGGTCTACACGTACGCCCATCTCCAGCATGGCATCCGGTGCCTGGCTGCAGCGCTGCGGGGGCTCGGGGTGAGGCGCGGCGATCGGGTGGCCATCTACATGCCCACCGGCGCCGAAGCCATCATGGCCATGCTCGCGGCGGCGCGCATCGGGGCCGTCCACCTGGTGGTCTTCGCGGGTTTCGGCAGCCGGGCGCTCGCCGAACGCATGCGGCTCGGCGGCGCCAGGGTATTGCTCACCGCAGACGTTACCTGGCGCAAGGGCCGGGAGGTCCCTCTCTGGGACATCGTCCAGGAGGCCCTGGCCGTTCCCGACTCGCCCGTCGAGAAGGTCGTCGTGCTGCGCCGTAGCCCGAGGCCCATCGAGTTGAGGCCCGGGCGAGACCTGCTCTGGGAGGAGTTCGTCGAGCAGGGCAAGGGCCGGCCGGACGTCCACGAGCTCATGGAGTCCAACGAGCCGGCCTACATCCTGGCGACCTCCGGTACCACCGCGCAGCCGAAGCTGGCCGTCCACAGCCACGGCGGGTACCAGGTCTACATCCGCAGCATGGCGCAGTGGGCCTTCGGCCTTTCCCCGCAGGACGTGTGGTGGTCGACGTCCGACATCGGGTGGGTGGTCGGGCACAGCTATATCGTCTATGCTCCGCTGCTCGTGGGCTGTACGACCATCGCGTACGAAGGTGCCCTGGACCACCCGGGGCCCGAGACCTTCTACCGCATCATCGAGGAGAACCGGGTCACCGGGGTGTTCACCGCACCCACGGCCGTGCGCCTGTTGATGCGTTACGGCACCGGTCCGGCCCGCGCGTTCGACCTGAGCACGGTGCAACGGCTCTTTTCGGCCGGCGAAGTCCTCAACGCGCCCGCCTGGGAGTGGCTCCAGAAGGACGTGTTCGGCGACCGCGTGCCGGTCATCGACCACTGGTGGCAAACGGAGACAGGCGGGCCCGTCATCGGTAATCCCTACGGCCTCGGCATGCTGCCCATCAAGCCGGGCTCGGCGGGACTGCCCCTGCCGGGTACCTCGGCCGAGGTGCGTACGATCGAGGGCAAGCGTTGCGAACCGGGCGAAAAGGGCATCGTGGTGATCCCACGCCCGTTCCCCGGCCTGACGCCCACCCTGTGGGGTGACCCCGAACGGTACGGGCGCGACTACTGGCAGGTGATCCCACACGTCTACTTCACCGGAGACGCCGCGTACGTGGATGAGGACGGCTACTTCTACTTCAGCGGCCGCGCCGACGAGATCATCAAGATCGCCGGGCACCGCATCGGTACCATCGAGGTGGAGACCGCGTTCTTGCGCCACCCCGCCGTGGCGGAAGCGGGGGTCACGGGCCGTCCGGACGAGCTGCGCGGCGAGGTCATCTCGGCGTTCGTGGTGCTCAAGGCCGGCCACGAGCCGTCCGACGGCCTCCGGCAGGAGCTGCTCCAGACGGTTCGCCAGGAGCTCGGCCCCATCGCCGTGATCGGAGAGATCCACTTCGTCAAGGCTCTGCCCAAGACCCGCAGCGGCAAGATCATGCGGCGGGTCTTCAAGGCCGTCATCCTGGGACGGGACCCGGGCGACATCTCCACCATTGAAGATATAGGATCGGTGGAGGAAGCCCGCGCCGCATGGCAGGCCATGCGGGCCGAACTCAAGGCGACCGGTAGCGACTGA
- a CDS encoding MmgE/PrpD family protein, with amino-acid sequence MSDRFSRIMGEYAASVRWEDLPPETVHEVKRRLLDSVGVAMAAFTEDSPKAARAYAYEWPVTSGATLWGTAFIAPADVAAFANGVMVRYLDFNDTYLSKEPLHPSDVIPPLFAVAEWRGVAPREFVTAVAVAYEIGVNLCDAASLRRYGWDHVNYVGIATAAAAGRLLGLSVEQIEHAISLVAVPHAAMRQTRAGELSMWKGAAAANSARNAVFATVLASKGMTGPFQPFAGEMGFFRQLLAGETFDEAALASLVEKRPPRRICDTYVKFWPVEYHAQSAVDAALQLRTEIGDPSRIASIHIDTFKAAYEIIAKDPEKWEPRTRETADHSLPYAVVAALLDGQVTRRSFSRERIADPTLRKILKEHTTLQEDPELTRGYPEGIPNRIRVMTVDREEFVREVRFPRGHARNPMTDEEVVQKFRLNVEEAFSPAQADLVIDFVFGLERQTALEDLAGLLRL; translated from the coding sequence ATGAGCGACCGCTTCAGCCGGATAATGGGCGAGTATGCCGCTTCGGTGCGCTGGGAAGATCTCCCACCGGAGACCGTCCACGAAGTGAAGCGCAGGCTGCTGGACTCGGTTGGGGTGGCCATGGCGGCCTTCACCGAAGACAGCCCGAAGGCCGCCCGCGCCTACGCCTACGAATGGCCGGTCACCTCGGGGGCGACCCTGTGGGGCACGGCGTTCATCGCTCCGGCCGACGTGGCCGCCTTTGCCAACGGGGTGATGGTGCGCTATCTCGACTTCAACGACACGTACCTCTCGAAGGAGCCGCTCCACCCGAGCGATGTGATCCCACCGCTCTTCGCCGTGGCGGAGTGGCGCGGCGTCGCACCGAGGGAGTTCGTCACCGCCGTGGCGGTGGCCTACGAGATCGGGGTCAACCTGTGCGATGCGGCGAGCCTCCGCCGGTACGGATGGGATCACGTCAACTACGTCGGCATCGCGACCGCGGCAGCCGCCGGCCGCCTGCTGGGACTCTCCGTGGAACAGATCGAGCACGCCATCTCGCTGGTGGCCGTCCCCCATGCGGCGATGCGCCAGACCCGGGCGGGAGAGCTCTCCATGTGGAAGGGCGCAGCGGCCGCCAACTCCGCCCGCAACGCCGTCTTCGCGACCGTACTGGCGTCCAAGGGGATGACGGGGCCGTTCCAGCCCTTTGCCGGCGAGATGGGCTTCTTCCGGCAGCTGCTCGCCGGAGAGACGTTCGACGAAGCGGCGCTGGCTTCGCTGGTCGAAAAGCGCCCGCCGCGGCGCATTTGCGACACCTACGTCAAGTTCTGGCCGGTGGAGTACCACGCCCAAAGTGCCGTCGACGCGGCACTCCAGCTTCGCACCGAGATCGGCGACCCGAGCCGCATCGCCTCCATCCACATCGACACGTTCAAGGCGGCCTACGAGATCATCGCCAAAGATCCCGAGAAGTGGGAGCCGAGGACCCGGGAGACGGCAGACCACTCGTTGCCGTACGCCGTCGTAGCGGCGCTGTTGGATGGGCAGGTGACCCGGAGATCCTTCTCCCGCGAACGTATCGCCGACCCCACGCTCCGCAAGATCTTGAAAGAGCACACCACTCTCCAGGAAGACCCGGAGCTCACCCGGGGCTACCCCGAGGGGATCCCCAACCGCATTCGGGTCATGACCGTCGATCGCGAGGAGTTCGTGCGCGAGGTCCGCTTCCCGAGGGGCCATGCGCGCAACCCCATGACGGACGAGGAAGTCGTCCAAAAGTTCCGTCTCAACGTCGAGGAGGCGTTCAGCCCTGCGCAAGCGGACCTCGTCATCGACTTCGTCTTCGGCCTCGAGCGGCAAACAGCCCTCGAGGACCTGGCGGGCCTGCTGCGACTGTGA